The following is a genomic window from Alphaproteobacteria bacterium LSUCC0396.
TGTCGGAGCGAACTGCCCATGCCAAGCTCCATCACCATCCGTTTCTTTGCCATGAATGAAAACTTTCCTAATCTAAAAAACACCAGCCCGATAATTGGTATCCGGCACGATTTGCAGTCATTACCCGCATTACCATGCCGCCAAAAACCCTTGCGGGCCGCATCCCTCGTCACCCGTTAGGCCATTAATATGATGTATAATCGGTTGTTTTGGTAAAACCAACCAAAGAAGCATGGGGGCATGATCAATCAAGCCCTAACGCCGCCCTAACATCAGCTGTCCAGCCAATAAAACTGGCACTATCCGTTACGATAACCGGCCGCTTAATCAGGGTTGGATGAGCCTGTAACAAAGCCAGCGCAGGGTGCTGGCGCGCCGCGTCATCAAGGCCGCGCCATGTCGTTGATTTGCGGTTCACCACCACATCATCACCATGCTGATCAAGCCAGTTT
Proteins encoded in this region:
- a CDS encoding arsenate reductase family protein, whose amino-acid sequence is MKLYGLKNCDSCKKALKALQAAGKSVEFIDLRANPVTSAQLGNWLDQHGDDVVVNRKSTTWRGLDDAARQHPALALLQAHPTLIKRPVIVTDSASFIGWTADVRAALGLD